Genomic segment of Tiliqua scincoides isolate rTilSci1 chromosome 1, rTilSci1.hap2, whole genome shotgun sequence:
GACATAGGTTGACATAGGTTGAGCTAAGACCCTGGGTCTCTCTGATCCTAAGGACATGTTATATGTGCTATACCATAGTGGCTCTCCAAAGTGACAGTCCAGGAAGTCTCCAGAGAGATGTTAGACATGACTAACAGCACTCAGTTTTGGACAGCACCTACCTGGAGAGAAGCTCCATGCAGAATGATGGATTCACGCACACGTACTCCTGCACCAATGGTCACACCTTTTCCAATGGAGACATTGGGACCCAGCTGCAGGGAAAGCACATACTGTGTCAGTGAACTGGCACTCAAGAACATCACTTCAACCATTTGCTTTCCTCTGCACAGGACAATCTCTAGACTTCTACAAATCAACAAATCCCCAGGATCTAAAACAGGATTTTCCCTGTCCCACGCTGGCTTGAGTCAAACACTGGGCACCCCAGACTCACCACAGCGGTGGCATCCACAGAGGCTGTTGGATGTATATAGACATTCCCTGTGTGGAAACAACAAGATGGGGAGAATTTATTTCAGGACCTCTGAAAACCTTACTACAGGGTTCTGCCTTCCCCATGACTCAGTATCTCTGTTATCCACATTCTACTCAATGTTGTAAATTACCCCTACCGTAACAAACTGGGCTGCCAGATGTAACTTTACACCATAAAGTGCCTCTCTATAGGGACATGCGTTAAACTGGGGAAGGCTCTCACCACGTAGAATTGTAGCAGGTTCTGGTACCAAGTATAATTATTCAGAGATCACAGGAGAACTGGAGATTGGAGCAAGGAAAGTCAGAGAAAGGGTTTGAGTGATGATGCTCAACCAGCCTTTAatgttgtgtgcatgtgtgtcctGACCCTACATCACTCCACTCACTTCCTGGAGAGTCTGGGACCAGTTCCCTTAATTGCATAGACAGCTTAGACAAAGTTAAAGCTCCTCCCCACACTTGATCCATTAGGGTTACtgtttaacattttttttaaaaaacacatgctTGAAGTAGCATCTAGTTAgactctcacatacacacaaaactgAAAGCGATTCCTCCTCTGTGAAATGATCTTAAAAGCAACACAGAAACACAATAGAAAAAGAATGCTGCCTGATCCTTGAGCCGTCATGCACTTTGGTTCTGGGATAGACAGGCACCATTTAAGGCCCCTGGGAACCAAACCACAAATACAGGCTTTGGCCCCAGCTGTTGCACTGCTAGAGGGGACCGTTCCTTTAAATTCTGGAATACAAATGGTCCCTTTTCCTGCTAGGAGGATTCACTTGCGCCTGGTGTCTCACAAAGGGGGAAGAAGGGACCCAATACCTCGAATGATGGGCCCACCAGGGTGATTCTGGGCAAGCCTCTCTGGATGGCACTGGTTGTAGCAGCTCAGGTAGAGACGATTGGCATAGATGGCAGATCTGGCAAAAAAAACAAGGCAGATATTATGTAGGGCAATACCCTCAAAGACTGCATCAATCTTCTGGGCAACTACCATGACAACATCAGTCTCTCATCTTgagggctgagagagaatgaataGCAAACTTACCTAAAACAAGACTAACATGCTACTCCTTCCTGCTGAGAGTACCCATCCTGTCCGCCCCAAACCGAATACCCACCAGGAAAACGTTTTTTCcttgtctttgttttttaaactgaaccTGCCACCTATATATGAGAAACTCTAATTCTAACTCAAAAATGTTACAAAAATTATACTGCTATGCCTTTTCTGCTTCAGAGGCCTACATTTTTATTAGTTTGAAATTTGCTTAGAGAAAATCTGAGGAAAAAATAGAAAGGGAGAAAAGTATATAACCAGCCACATCACTTAATGGCTTTGCAATAGTCAAGAGGAGGAAAGTGACCAGTACCCAACTTACCCTTTCCAGCTCCCAGTAACTGAAGTAATCAGTTAAAAAGCCCCTTCCCCTGGTGTCTCCCTATATCTCCACCAATATCTTCACCAATGCATTTCAAAACTTTCCTTTCCAGCCATGAAGGCTAGAtacttgctaaaaaaaggaggcTGAGTTCCTTATAATAAAAAACTTACTGAGTGCAAGATATTTAGCAATTTCATAGAAACACAGACTGGTTTACAGTCACCTCCTACCCCTTCACATGCCACAGGGCACCCAGACTTCAGTCTGACAGGGCCTCTCTCTCCCTTACCCAGCAGATTTGATTTGGCTCCAGAACCCCTCTGTTTTGTAGGCAAAGAGGCGTCCCTGCGCGGCAAGGGCTGTGAATACATCCTGCTCCAGTCGGATGGCCTCGGCTCTTTGCCAGCCATTGGTGCTCTCTTCTCTAGAGGAACAGGACAAAAaaagggtgagagagagagaaaacactgCTCACTCAGAGGGAGAAAGATGACACCCAACTAGCAGGAAAAGGAAAGGCATTTATCTAGGTCTGGCAAAGCTCATTTTCAAGTTGGTAGCTGAGTAGGGAAAGGGCATAGCTTCCTCCAATACCTGGGAAACATCAAAGCCAGTCCTAAGCCTAAGTGCCTACAGAGGAGAGCTGCAACAGCAAGGGACATGCAGAATGAAGGGAGGGACCAACACTTACCCAATGCATGAGCCCCTAAAGGTGGACAAGGGATGACAGGAGGAGGAGTAGGATGTGatgaagaaagacagaaagagagagatggtAGATGAGTGACCTGGTCTCACTCCAGAGCAGGAAGGATGGAAAAGGGGCAAGGCTGGGGAACGTACTCACAGAAGCAGTTCCTGCTGGTTACGCTGGAAAACTGCGCCAATGTGATGGAAGATGGCCGGGGTGAACAAGTAGATGCCACAGTTGATGAGCTCACTGACAAAAGTGCTGGGTTTCTCCACATAGTGCAGGACCTGGAGAAGAAAAGCACCACATGGGCAGCACAGAGAAAAACCCTTGTGAGTTGCCCCCACTGTGGTGGGGACTGCTCTGTCTGCACCCAGGACCCAGAAAACAGCACAGAGAGTCCTCCATGTACCTCGTGCGTGTCAGGGTTTGCCACGATGCACCCATAGTTCAGAGACTGCTTCCGGTTGGCCTACAGAGAAAGCAGGCGGTCACAGGAGAGAACAGAGGGCAGGGGAAGCATTTGCACCTTGCCTGTAAACTTCTATGGATGGctctgctaacagcccaatcctaggcatatcgactcagaagtaagtcctattatagttgacgggtagaggtgtttgcttttggtgagtaagataggtttacagcctaagccttattgaacacaatgggcttactcctgataaaataacaccattttcaaacatctctatcaGTGAGGCTTacatccaggtaagtgtgcacaggagtcAAGCCCAGGACACTGCCCCCTGCACAGACACAGCCTGCACAGCTAGCCTTCCCACTGCATTCACTGAGCTGAGCTCTCCGTCCAGCTCCACAGCAATTCAACAGATGGGGCCAGGACTGCTTGTTACCGTGGTGCCCAGCATAAGGAAACTTTCCGGACTGCCATGCTGCCGGTGAAAGTCTAGCATTTCTTTGAGGGGGAACTCGGAGCAGACATCAGCATTCAGCAGGAAGAAGGCCTCGGGGTTCCCGGTGAGGATCTGGTCCCGGAAGTGGTAAATGCCACCCCCTGTTCCAAGGGCTGCATACTCTTGCAGGTACCTACAGATACCAAATGGAAGGTTGGGGGGCCTTTCCAGCAGgagatcaccaccaccaccaagtcaTCTATGCCAAGTGGCACAGGGTGGCCAACGCAACTGGCAGCTGCAAGAGAGCTCAGACCTTGCAGAGGAAGTGGCAACttcagaggccagggcctttgCCTACACACCTTGGCTGATGCCAGCTGGATACCTACCTGATGGGGATTTTGAACTCTTGTTGGGCTGACACCAGGAAACGGCTGAGGGCCTCATTGGGCTGATAGAACCCAATCAAGAGAATCTCCTTCATGTTGGGCACCTGTAAGAGACAGGTGGGAAATCGGAAATTCTTCTCAGAACTACGATTCAGATTTCTGAACTCTGAATCAGTTTTCCCCACAACCTTGTAAGAGCTCACTTCAATTTCCCTGTCCATTTTATTGAGTATTAAAGCTGGAGCACCCAGCAATCTGAGCTGCCCCCCATCCCAAGTCTCACCTTGGTGCATGCCTCAATGTGGTGCTGTATCATAGGCACTCCTGCCACAGGGAAGAGGGGCTTGGGCACCTCAAAGGACAAGGGTCGGAAGCGGGTCCCTGCAGAGGAAGATCACAGAATCACAGGGCTGAAGGACACCAAGTCTACCTCTCCTGACTCGAGGCAAGAGGAGCAACCAAAGTCATGGGCTGGATAGCATGGGAATGGCATGCCATACAAAAAAGACAAGAATCAACAAGGTGCATTatcccacataagaacagccccactggatcaggccataggcccatctagtccagtttcctgtatctcacagcagcccaccaaatgccccaaggagcacaccagataacaagagacctcattctggtgtcctcccttgcatctggcattctgacatagcccatttctaaaatcaggaggttgtacatgcacatcatggtttgtaacccgtaatggatttttcctccagaaacttgtccaatccccttttaaatgcgtccaggccagacgccatcaccacatcctgcagcaaggagttccacagaccaaccacacgctgagtaaagaaatattttcttttgtcagttctaactctcccaacactcaattttagcagatgtcccctggttctggtgttatgtgagagtgtaaagagcatctctctatccattctgtccatcccctgcataattttatatgtctcaatcatgtcccccctcaggcgcctcttttctaagctgaagaggcccaaacgccgtagcctttcctcataaggaagggtcCCCagcctgtaatcatcttagtcgctctcttttgcaccttttccatttccactatgtcttttttgagatgcggcgaccagaactggacacaatactccaggtgtggccttagcatcgatttgtacaacggcattataatattagccgttttgttctcaataccttttctaatgatcccaagcatagaattggccttcttcactgccgctgcacattgagtcgacactttcatcgacctgtccaccaccaccccaagatctctctcctgatctgtcacagacagctcagaacccatcagcctatatgtgaagttttgattttttgccccaatgtgcatgactttacacttactgacattgaagcacatctgccattttgttgcccattctgccagtctggagagattcttctggagctcctcacaatcacttctggtcttcaccactcggaaaagtttggtgtcatctgcaaactttgccacctcactgctcaaccctgtctccaggtcatttatgaagaggttgaaaagcactggtcccaggacagatccttggggcacaccgcttttcacttctctccattgtgaaaattgcccattgacacgcactctctgtttcctgctcttcaaccagttctcaatccatgagaggacctgtcctctaattccctgactgtggagtttttttagtagcctttggtgagggaccatgttgaatggTCCCACACTTCCTGAGGAAGAAGAAGCTATGGGGGATGCAAGTCCAGGACTGAGTAAGGGGAGGGGTGCAAGGGGAGATGGGGGAGAAGAAAAGGTACACTCAGGTGCAACCAGTTTCATTTGTTCCAGAGCCCTGGCTTGGAGCCTATTTTCAGTTCCAGAACTCAGGCTCTGAAGCACCCTGTTGGATCACCAAAGCCTGCCTAGTCCAACAGCAACCGAGTAGGGCCTCTCCTGCTGATATTTACAGATAGCCTGCCTCTGAACCTGCAAGGTGCACTTAGCCATCACGACTGGTAACCATGGATAGACTAGAAAGAGTGCGCctgaaaagaggcgcctgagggggacatgattgagacacacaaaattatgcaggggctggatagagcggatagagagacgctcctttccct
This window contains:
- the GMPPA gene encoding mannose-1-phosphate guanyltransferase alpha isoform X1 — protein: MLKAVVLIGGPQKGTRFRPLSFEVPKPLFPVAGVPMIQHHIEACTKVPNMKEILLIGFYQPNEALSRFLVSAQQEFKIPIRYLQEYAALGTGGGIYHFRDQILTGNPEAFFLLNADVCSEFPLKEMLDFHRQHGSPESFLMLGTTANRKQSLNYGCIVANPDTHEVLHYVEKPSTFVSELINCGIYLFTPAIFHHIGAVFQRNQQELLLGSCIGEESTNGWQRAEAIRLEQDVFTALAAQGRLFAYKTEGFWSQIKSAGSAIYANRLYLSCYNQCHPERLAQNHPGGPIIRGNVYIHPTASVDATAVLGPNVSIGKGVTIGAGVRVRESIILHGASLQDHTCVLNSIVGWDSTIGRWARVEGTPSDPNPNDPYAKIDSETLFRDGRLTPSITILGCNVTIPAEVVILNSIVLPHKELSRSYKNQIIL
- the GMPPA gene encoding mannose-1-phosphate guanyltransferase alpha isoform X2, which encodes MLKAVVLIGGPQKGTRFRPLSFEVPKPLFPVAGVPMIQHHIEACTKVPNMKEILLIGFYQPNEALSRFLVSAQQEFKIPIRYLQEYAALGTGGGIYHFRDQILTGNPEAFFLLNADVCSEFPLKEMLDFHRQHGSPESFLMLGTTANRKQSLNYGCIVANPDTHEVLHYVEKPSTFVSELINCGIYLFTPAIFHHIGAVFQRNQQELLLEESTNGWQRAEAIRLEQDVFTALAAQGRLFAYKTEGFWSQIKSAGSAIYANRLYLSCYNQCHPERLAQNHPGGPIIRGNVYIHPTASVDATAVLGPNVSIGKGVTIGAGVRVRESIILHGASLQDHTCVLNSIVGWDSTIGRWARVEGTPSDPNPNDPYAKIDSETLFRDGRLTPSITILGCNVTIPAEVVILNSIVLPHKELSRSYKNQIIL